The DNA segment AGTCGCTCAAGCTGGAGGCGGCGCTCAGCCACCTGGACACGCCCAAGAAGGTCGTGATCATGCACTACGCCCCCATCCCGGAGACGCTGGAGGGGGAGAACATCGAGATCCGCCCCTTCCTGGGGACGAGCCGCCTGTCGATGCCCATTGATCACTACGGCGCGGCCTATGTCTTCCACGGCCACGCGCACCACGGCGCGCGCGAGGGCAAGACGAAGAGCGGCATCCCGGTGTTCAACGTCGCGATGCCGCTGCTCACCAAGTTCACGCCGGAGCAGCGCTTCGCCCTGTTGGAGGTGTAGCGCTCCTCAGGGCGCGGGAGCCCCGCCGTCCAATACTTCGGGCGGCGCCTCCTTCAGGTCCGCGGCGCGCGTGGGCAGGTCCGCCACCGCGCCCATGGACACCTCCACCAGGTCCGGCCCGGAGCCCCGCGCGTAGAGCCGATCCTCCGTGTCCGGCACGGCGTCGCCCAGCCACAGCCGCGCCAGCTCGCGCCCGTCCGCGTCGCGAAGCACGACGCTCCGGGACGTGTCGGTGATGCCGTAGCGCTCCCAGCGCTTCACCTTCGCCTCGCCGAACGCGGCGGCCTTCAGCGCTTCCAGCCGGCCCAGCAGCTTCACCACGCGGAAGCGCAGGGCGGGTCCGCCTTCGGGGCCTGCCACCTGCCACGCCTCGCTGTTCCCCTCGCCGCGCGTCACCACCACGGGGGCGGCCTTGCCTCCGGGACGGAACTCCAGGCGCCGCACGGCGTCGCGCGGAAACGAGAGCACGCGCCGGTCCTTCAACTCCGGCGCGCCCACGTCCAGCGTCGTCAGCGCCCGTGCATCCACCTCCGCCAGCGTGGACTGCGAGCCCTGTTCCCGCAGCGCATGGACGACGGGCGCGCCATCGCGCGTCACCTGGGCCAGCCGGACGCGGATGGGCTCACCGGAAGCAGGGACGAAGCGCGCGTCCACGACGGGCGTGTCCAGGCCCAGGGCCTTCCGGGTCGCGGCGGTGTCCTGGGGGAAGGACAGGGCCTGCTGTCCCGCCAGTTCCTTGAGCAGGTCCGACAGCCGGCCGGCATTCGCGCGGGTCTGCTCCGGCTTCTCCATCCGCCACGACTTGCCGTCCGCCTCGCGCGTCAGCACGTAGGCGTGGTCCTTCGCCGTGATCTCGATGGACTGGAGCGTCGCGAGGTCCAGCGGCCCCAGGAACTCCTTGGCGCGCAGCTCGAAGGGGCCCTTGTCCAGCGAGTACCGCACGGCCCCGTCGGCCGCGTACACGGTCGCGTCGCCTTCGCGGCGCACGTAGACGGAGCCGTCGAAGGGGTTCTCATCGCCACCGGCCAGCGTCACGGTGCGCTGGCGGGACGGATCCTCCGCGCCCTCGCCGTTCGCGTCCGGCAGGTACGCCCGCGCCGTCACGGTGAACGCCGGGGACGTGAGGCCGTACTTCTTCAGGTCCGCGTCCGATGGCGAGGCGTTCACGGTGGCCTTGAACTTCGCCGAGGTGAGCTGCTGCACCAGGGCCTCCACCGCGTACGGATCCGCCTTCGCCTCCACGGGCGACACGAGCCGCCAGCCCTCCGGTGTCCGCTCCAGCTCCGTGGTGGCACCGCGAGCCTTCACCGTCAGGTGCGTGAAGACGGGGGCCGCATCCGGAGTCGCCCCACGTCGAGGCTCCGCGGGCTCCGTCGCGAAGATCTTCGGTGGAGCCGGAGGCTTCTCCGCGTCGCGCGAACACCCGGCCGCCAACAACCCCAGCATCACGACAGTGGAAGTCCTCACCGGTTCCTCCGCGACAGCCAGACCGCGAGTCCCACGCCCAGCAGCGACAGGGGAAAGAGGTCGGTGGAGACGAAGCGCAGGGTCCGCATCTGGTCCTCGCTCAGCTCCAGGGTGGACGTCTCACGGTCGGGGGGACGCAGGGTGATCTTCTCCACCTGATGGGACGCCCAGCCCAGGGCGTTCATCACCAGGTTGCGGTTGGCCTCGTAGCGCCAGTTCGGATCCAGCAGCAGCTCCGACTCGCCCACCGCCACCAGCCGCGCCTCGTCGAAGCGCTTGTGCTCCGCCGCGCGCGTGTCCCGGGACGCGGCCGCCACGAGCGTGAGCTGCCCCATCTTCTCACCGCTGGACGGGGTGGTGTCCTCCAGGGGGCGCGACTCCACCCACGCATAGGGCGAGCTCAGCAGCACGGGCTCCACCGTCACTCCAGGCAGCAGGAAGCCCTCGCGGATGAGCGTGAGGCTGCGCGCCGTGGGCAGCTGCACGTTGAAGCCGCGCTCCTGCAACGGCCGCGTGATGGCGTGCTTGCCGTAGAAATTCGACACGAGGACGAACGGGTTGCCCGAGTTGAACCGCGGATCCGCCGCCACGCCGTCGTCCACCTGCACGCCGTAGTCCGCGAGGAACAGGCCCAGCCCGTCCTCCGTGTTCGCGTCGGTGAAGTACAGCAGCCGGCCGCCCTCACCCAGATAGGTGCGCAGGGCCGCCACCTCCGGCGCCGTGTAGTCCTGCTTCGCTCCGGCGATGATCACCAGCCCCGCGTCGCGAGGCACCTCCTTGCGGCCCAGGAGGTTGAGCGGTTCGGGGCGGTAGCCCTCGCGCTGCAGCTGGCGGCGGAGCTCCGACAGTCCGTCCCCACCGGGAGGCGGCTCCAGGGGCCACTCGCCGTGTCCTTCGACGAAGTACACCTTCTGCGCGCCCGTCGCGCCCAGCTGGAGCAGGGCGTTCGTCAGCTCCTGCTCGGCGGGGAGGGGCAGGGTGGTGTGGGGCGCGGCGTCGCCCTCGCCGCGCGAGATGACGACCAGCGTCTGTCCGTCCTTGAGCTGGTACTGCGCGGCCAGGGACGGCTCGCGGCGCGGATCCACGAAGGCGTAGTCGAACACCTCCGGCGCCGCCTCGTGGTAGCGCCGGAACAGCTCCTCCAGCTCGCCATAGGACGGGTGCGTGGGTGGGATGAGCGCCAGCGCGTGCGCCTTCTCCTTCAGCCCCGCCAGCGTCTGCACCGTCTGCGGCGCGAGCGAGAAGATGCGCGCCTGTGTCAGGTCCCACCGCTGGTTCTCGCGGAACGCGACGACGTTGAGCGCCACCAGCACGCCCAGCACCGCCAGCGTGGTGAGCACGGAGGACGCGAGGAACCGTCCCGTGCGGCGCGTTCCCGCGCGTCCCAGCTCCCGCCGGTGCGTGACGATGTAGGCCGCGACCATCGCCGCGCCCAGCACCGCCTTGCCCCCCGCGAGCGCCACGCTGCCGGAGGTGAGGAACAGCGTGAAGGGGCTGGACAGGAGCAGCAGCAGGCCGAAGGCCCCCAGCACCCTTGTGACGTGGTTCGCTCTCATGGTCACGCGTAGCGCTGCGCTTCCACAGCGCGGTGGGTGAGCAGCAGCGAGAACAGGATGACGGACGCGAAGAACACCAGCGCCTGCGCCTCCAGCATGCCCTGGATCATCCCCTGCAACTGCGTGTCGAAGGACAGGTAGGAAAGGAACGAGCGCAGCGGCTCCGCGGTGGACTGGGCCACGCCGCGCAGGAGCATCCACGGTAGCAGCACGGTGAAGGTGAGGAACGCCGCCAGCATCTGGCTCTCCGTCAGCGCGGAGATGAACAGGCCCACCGCCATGCAGGTCGCGCCCCACAGCAGCACCGCGCCGTAGCCCAGGAGCACCGTGGGCCACTCCAGCGCGGAGCCGGACGGGCCCGAGCCCACCACCGACAAGAGCACCGGGAACACCAGCGTCAGCCCCAGCGTGACGAAGATGAGCCCCAGGCCGCCCAGGTACTTGCCCAGCACGATGTCCACCGGCCGCACCGGTGTCGTGAGCAGCAGCGCGAACGTCTTCTGGCGCTTCTCCTCCGCGAACAGCCGCATGGACAGGAAGGGCGAGACGCAGAGCGTGAGGACGAGCACCACGCCCCACAGCTGCACCACCACGCCGTCGGTGAGGTTGCGGTAGACGATGGAGTCCGGGGGCAGGCGGCTCCAGCCGTGCTCGCGCGCCAGGGACTGCACCTGCTGGAACTGCTCCAGCAGGCTGACGAAGAAGAACGACGAGAGCGCCGCCATCGCGGTGATGACGGCGTAGGCCCACGGGGTGGTGAAGGCGACGGCCAGCTCCTTGCGAGCGATGGCCAGGGCGGTGCGCATGCGCTGGGGGCTCCTGTTCAGGCGGCGGTCAGCTTGATGAAGACTTCTTCCAGCGACGCGTGCTCGGCCTGGCCATGGGACTTCGCCAGCCGGTCGATGGCGTCATGGGCCACCACGCGGCCCTGGTGGAGGATGAGGACCTTCTCGCACGTCACCGTGACCTCCGGGAGGATGTGCGTGGACAGCAGCACCGTGTGCCGGCCCGCCAGGCTCCGGATCAACGCGCGCAGGTCCGCGCGCTGCACCGGATCCAACCCCTCCGTGGGCTCGTCCAGGATGAGCACCGGCGGCGAACCGAGCAGCGCCTGCGCGATGCCCACGCGCTGCTGGTAGCCCTTGGACAGGTTCTGGAGCACGCGGCCCATCACGTCGTCCACACCCGTGAGCCCCGCCACCCGCGCCACCTCCGCCTTCACCGCGCGGCCGGGCACCTGCTTGAGCGCTGCGACGAACGCCAGGTAGCCGTGCACCGTCAGCTCCGGGTACAGCGGCGGCGTCTCCGGCAGGTAGCCGATGCGCCGTTTGACCTCCATCGGGTGCGTGGACACGTCGAAGCCCGCCACCTTCACGCTGCCCTCGGACGGAGGCAGGAAGCCGGTGAGGACCTTCATCGTCGTGGACTTGCCGGCACCATTCGGGCCCAGGAAGCCCAGCAGCTCCCCCTCACCCACGGTGAAGGACAGGTCCTCGATGGCCACGCGATCGCGATAGCGCCGGGTGAGGTTGCGCACCTCGATGATGGGCTTCTCGGTGATTGGCATGCGCGGGAGCGAACTCTACACTGCCCCGGAAGCGAGGCGTGGATGCCAATCGTGGTTCAGAAGTACGGCGGCTCATCGGTCGCTGACGCGGAGAAGCTCGGCAAGGTCGCGCGCCGCGTGAAGCAGAAGCGGGACGCGGGCTATCAGGTCGTCGTCGTCGTGAGCGCCATGGGCGACACCACGGATGACCTGCTGTCGCTGGCCAAGAGCGTGTCCCAGGATCCGCCGCGGCGTGAGCTGGACATGCTCCTCACCTGCGGCGAGCGCATCTCCATGGCGCTGTTGTCCATGGCGCTCCAGGAGCAGGGCGTGCCGGCCATCAGCTTCACCGGCAGCCAGAGCGGCATCATCACCAACGACGCGCACGCCCAGGCGCGCATCGTGGAGGTGCGCCCCTACCGCATCCAGGACGAGCTGGCGCACGGCAAGGTCGTCATCGTCGCGGGCTACCAGGGTGTCTCCTACAAGAAGGAGGTCACGACGCTGGGGCGCGGCGGCTCGGACACCACCGCGGTCGCGCTGGCGGCGGCGCTGGACGCGGAGGCGTGTGAAATCTACTCCGACGTGGACGGCGTCTTCAGCGCGGATCCGCGCGTGGTGCCGGACGCGCGCAAGCTGGAGTCCTTGAGCTACGACGAGATGCAGGAGCTGGCCAGCGCCGGCGCCAAGGTGCTCAACGCCCAGGCGGTGGAGTGGGCCAAGGCGCGCGGCATCACCATCCTCGCGCGCACCGCGCACGGCCAGGGCACCGGCACCAGCGTGCAGGAGCTCGCCGTGCCCACCGACAGCCGCGTCAAGGGCGTGACGGCGGACACGGAGATGGCCGTGCTCGTCGCCCAGTCCAGCGTGCCCCTCCAGGAGCTGCTGGAGTTCCTGGACGCGCGCGCCGTGCGCGGCCGCACGCTCGCCCATGACGGGCTGCCGGGCGCGCCGGGGCGCACGTACCTCGCGGTGCCGCTCGCGGACATCCACGGCCCGGAGGCGCTCCAGCGCGAGCTGGCCACGCGCTTCGGCGCGGGCGTGGAGTGGAAGGACGGCTGGGGCACCGTCACCTGCGTGGGCGTGGGCCTCAACGCGGACTGGGTGCCGTTGCGCAAGGCGCTGTCCGCGGCCGAAGCCCTGTCCGCCCGGGTGCATGCCGTGAGCACCTCGCCGCTGCAGGTGACCCTCCTGGTGGACAAGGCCCACCTCAAGACCCTCACGGCCCGGCTGCACCGCGAACTGCTCGGTAGCTGACACGGCCTTCGCGTGCCCGGCCTTTGTTGATCCGAGGACTTGCGGGCTGCCCCTGGGGACAAAACGCCATCTTTTGTCGAACTTCCGTTCCCAGGGAGAGCCGGGCGCTTCCCTCTGCGAAGTCGATGCCTACCCTCCGCCCTGAATACCTTGGAGGGTGGGCATGGGACACGGGCGTCGCTGGATGGGGCTGGGAGTGGTGCTGGCGCTCCTGGTGACGGGGGCGACCGGATGCAAGGACTCCGGTCCAGCACCCGGCACGCCGCCCCCTGGCGACCGCCATGATGATCCGCCCCTGAACAACAACGACGCGGGCGTCATCGGCCCGGACGGCGGCATCGTCGTTCCCGAATACGACGCGGGCGTCCCGGAGGACGAGCCGGACGCGGGCACGCTGCCCGACGGCGGCAGCGCGCTGCCCGAGCGCGACCCGGACGCCGTCCACAAGGAGAACCAGCGGAAGGGCACCACGGGCTGGCGCATCGACAAGAACGCCAACAGCCGGGAGATTGAAGGCTACGCCCTCAAGACCACCCTGACGCAGGGCGAGTCGCTGCGCGTGGCGGTGTCCCTGTCCGAGGCACGCAAGTTCAGCTGGTACGTCTACCGCCTGGGCTATTACGGCGGCGCCGGTGCCCGCGAGGTCGCGCGCGGCGGTCCGGTGCAGGGCACGCGGCAGGCGGACTGCCCCGCGGATCCGACGACGGGCATCATCGCCTGTTCCTGGTCGCCCACGCTGGAGATCCCCATCGGCGAGGACTGGGTGCGCGGCGTGTACGTGGTGAAGCTCGTTCGCGACGACCGGCCCTCGCGCTACGTGCCCTTCTTCGTGCGGGACGAGAACCCGCGCTCGGAGGTCGCGGTGCTCATCCCCACCGCCACCTGGGCGGCCTACAACACCTGGGGCGGCACCAGCCTCTACGATGATCAGAAGGGCGTGATGAAGTCGCACGGCGTCGCGCGCGCCTTCCAGTCCTCCTACGACCGGCCCTACTACCGGGGCCAGGGCTCCGGGCACCTGATGACGGACGACCTGAGCCTGGTGACGTGGCTGGAGTCGCAGGACCTGGACGTGGGCTACTTCACCGACGAGGACATGGACGAAAGCTACGACTTCCTTCGCGGCGCGAAGGTGTTCGTGATGTCCGGCCACGACGAGTACTGGTCCTCGAAGCAGCGCGACTTCGCGGACCGCGCGCTGTCGGAAGGGCGCTCCCTCATCAACCTGGGCGCGAACAACGCCTACTGGCAGGTGCGCCTGGAGCCCGCCGCCGACGGCCGCCCGCGCCGCGTGGTCACCTGCTACAAGGGCTCGCCCGAGGATCCGTACAAGGATCAGCGCAAGACGGCGAAGTTCCGCGACCTGCCCGCGCCCCGCCCGGAGAACGCGCTGCTGGGCGTGCAGTTCGCCGCCCGCTGGCACCAGTGGCCCTTCCCGACGGTCATCACCAACCCGGACCACTGGGCCTTCAGCGGCACGGGCTTCAAGGCCGGTGACACGCTGTGGATGGCCAACGGCTACGAGGTGGATCAGCTGGTGTCCAACGGCCGCCAGCCGGCCGGCGTGGAGGTGCTCGCGGAGTCTCCTTCGCTGTCGCTCCAGGGCGGCTTCGGCTTCGCGCACATGGTGGTGCGCAAGCAGGGGGACGCGTACGTCTTCTCCTCGGGTGGCATCGACTTCGTGCAGAAGCTGGCCGGGGTGGGGGAGAGCGTGGCGGATCCGCGCGCGGGCCGCATCGTGGCCAACGTGCTCTACAAGGCGCTGGGCCGGAAGCTGCCGGGCGACCTGGTGAAGTTCCAGCCCCCGGCCGCTCCCGCGCCGATGGGGCCGTTCGCGGCGTCCGTGACGACCGTGGCGGGGACGCCGGGCAAGCGCTGCCACTCGGACAGCAGGGTGGCGCCGGACGAACTGGGCGCGCCGCTCGCGGTGGCCGTGCTGCCGGACGGCGGCTGGGCGGTGGTGGACTCGCTGGGCAACAGCGTGAAGCGCGTGTCCCCGGACGGGAAGATCCGCACGGTGCTCACCAACCTCGCGGGCCCCATGGGCATCGCCGCGGACGCGCTGGGCAACCTCTACGTTTCCGACACGGAGAACGCGCTCATCCGCCGCATCACCCCGGAGGGCAGGTCGGAGGTGTTCGC comes from the Corallococcus caeni genome and includes:
- a CDS encoding DUF4340 domain-containing protein, producing the protein MRTSTVVMLGLLAAGCSRDAEKPPAPPKIFATEPAEPRRGATPDAAPVFTHLTVKARGATTELERTPEGWRLVSPVEAKADPYAVEALVQQLTSAKFKATVNASPSDADLKKYGLTSPAFTVTARAYLPDANGEGAEDPSRQRTVTLAGGDENPFDGSVYVRREGDATVYAADGAVRYSLDKGPFELRAKEFLGPLDLATLQSIEITAKDHAYVLTREADGKSWRMEKPEQTRANAGRLSDLLKELAGQQALSFPQDTAATRKALGLDTPVVDARFVPASGEPIRVRLAQVTRDGAPVVHALREQGSQSTLAEVDARALTTLDVGAPELKDRRVLSFPRDAVRRLEFRPGGKAAPVVVTRGEGNSEAWQVAGPEGGPALRFRVVKLLGRLEALKAAAFGEAKVKRWERYGITDTSRSVVLRDADGRELARLWLGDAVPDTEDRLYARGSGPDLVEVSMGAVADLPTRAADLKEAPPEVLDGGAPAP
- a CDS encoding GldG family protein; the protein is MRANHVTRVLGAFGLLLLLSSPFTLFLTSGSVALAGGKAVLGAAMVAAYIVTHRRELGRAGTRRTGRFLASSVLTTLAVLGVLVALNVVAFRENQRWDLTQARIFSLAPQTVQTLAGLKEKAHALALIPPTHPSYGELEELFRRYHEAAPEVFDYAFVDPRREPSLAAQYQLKDGQTLVVISRGEGDAAPHTTLPLPAEQELTNALLQLGATGAQKVYFVEGHGEWPLEPPPGGDGLSELRRQLQREGYRPEPLNLLGRKEVPRDAGLVIIAGAKQDYTAPEVAALRTYLGEGGRLLYFTDANTEDGLGLFLADYGVQVDDGVAADPRFNSGNPFVLVSNFYGKHAITRPLQERGFNVQLPTARSLTLIREGFLLPGVTVEPVLLSSPYAWVESRPLEDTTPSSGEKMGQLTLVAAASRDTRAAEHKRFDEARLVAVGESELLLDPNWRYEANRNLVMNALGWASHQVEKITLRPPDRETSTLELSEDQMRTLRFVSTDLFPLSLLGVGLAVWLSRRNR
- a CDS encoding ABC transporter permease; the protein is MRTALAIARKELAVAFTTPWAYAVITAMAALSSFFFVSLLEQFQQVQSLAREHGWSRLPPDSIVYRNLTDGVVVQLWGVVLVLTLCVSPFLSMRLFAEEKRQKTFALLLTTPVRPVDIVLGKYLGGLGLIFVTLGLTLVFPVLLSVVGSGPSGSALEWPTVLLGYGAVLLWGATCMAVGLFISALTESQMLAAFLTFTVLLPWMLLRGVAQSTAEPLRSFLSYLSFDTQLQGMIQGMLEAQALVFFASVILFSLLLTHRAVEAQRYA
- a CDS encoding ABC transporter ATP-binding protein, which translates into the protein MPITEKPIIEVRNLTRRYRDRVAIEDLSFTVGEGELLGFLGPNGAGKSTTMKVLTGFLPPSEGSVKVAGFDVSTHPMEVKRRIGYLPETPPLYPELTVHGYLAFVAALKQVPGRAVKAEVARVAGLTGVDDVMGRVLQNLSKGYQQRVGIAQALLGSPPVLILDEPTEGLDPVQRADLRALIRSLAGRHTVLLSTHILPEVTVTCEKVLILHQGRVVAHDAIDRLAKSHGQAEHASLEEVFIKLTAA
- a CDS encoding aspartate kinase: MPIVVQKYGGSSVADAEKLGKVARRVKQKRDAGYQVVVVVSAMGDTTDDLLSLAKSVSQDPPRRELDMLLTCGERISMALLSMALQEQGVPAISFTGSQSGIITNDAHAQARIVEVRPYRIQDELAHGKVVIVAGYQGVSYKKEVTTLGRGGSDTTAVALAAALDAEACEIYSDVDGVFSADPRVVPDARKLESLSYDEMQELASAGAKVLNAQAVEWAKARGITILARTAHGQGTGTSVQELAVPTDSRVKGVTADTEMAVLVAQSSVPLQELLEFLDARAVRGRTLAHDGLPGAPGRTYLAVPLADIHGPEALQRELATRFGAGVEWKDGWGTVTCVGVGLNADWVPLRKALSAAEALSARVHAVSTSPLQVTLLVDKAHLKTLTARLHRELLGS
- a CDS encoding N,N-dimethylformamidase beta subunit family domain-containing protein, translated to MGHGRRWMGLGVVLALLVTGATGCKDSGPAPGTPPPGDRHDDPPLNNNDAGVIGPDGGIVVPEYDAGVPEDEPDAGTLPDGGSALPERDPDAVHKENQRKGTTGWRIDKNANSREIEGYALKTTLTQGESLRVAVSLSEARKFSWYVYRLGYYGGAGAREVARGGPVQGTRQADCPADPTTGIIACSWSPTLEIPIGEDWVRGVYVVKLVRDDRPSRYVPFFVRDENPRSEVAVLIPTATWAAYNTWGGTSLYDDQKGVMKSHGVARAFQSSYDRPYYRGQGSGHLMTDDLSLVTWLESQDLDVGYFTDEDMDESYDFLRGAKVFVMSGHDEYWSSKQRDFADRALSEGRSLINLGANNAYWQVRLEPAADGRPRRVVTCYKGSPEDPYKDQRKTAKFRDLPAPRPENALLGVQFAARWHQWPFPTVITNPDHWAFSGTGFKAGDTLWMANGYEVDQLVSNGRQPAGVEVLAESPSLSLQGGFGFAHMVVRKQGDAYVFSSGGIDFVQKLAGVGESVADPRAGRIVANVLYKALGRKLPGDLVKFQPPAAPAPMGPFAASVTTVAGTPGKRCHSDSRVAPDELGAPLAVAVLPDGGWAVVDSLGNSVKRVSPDGKIRTVLTNLAGPMGIAADALGNLYVSDTENALIRRITPEGRSEVFAGTSWGYQDGPALAAAFNQPAGLSFTPDGTALLVADLNNSVIRRIDMVAPGNPVTTLQGDWLYRPSAVVQAADGTTYVVESGMARVVRVRDGVTTVMAGTTPGYRDGDPKEGQLLPYLGLALLPDGSLAISDPGNYRVRRLVFNASGEPEKLTTLAGSGRYGADDGAGRDAQLVLPAGLAVGPDGTLYVADAGNSLVRAIKR